A part of Candidatus Bathyarchaeia archaeon genomic DNA contains:
- a CDS encoding elongation factor EF-2 — translation MPRFKSSADILKIVSNKDQIRNIGIIAHVDHGKCVDGESMITLSDGRIEEIAQIYEKLRRKGPSMAQVDSLNPRTLKMEDRNVSHVWKLHSNKLVKVTLRNGYSVETTPEHPFFTIAKDGIVRQKRADGIKRNDLVLVPNTLRSIPSRMEEIKSEILEVMSSHQYYIVYLEGRFSEELERLVNDKGMKQVYSSLRSNSSFKAFRAGLALGRIRLDDLVKITDSLRIPRDRVYDHIRRMAYRLSRAKPGRLSNLIKLPRTRKQFQDLAYLLGVLWGDGSNRASFNNGYGPLLETVSQIFQRVFGVSTILVKDKRRNTYRLDHHGGFSLIRFLEDTYQYPTKHKAHNIVFPKLVLKMGNEHVAAFLRGEFDTDGGVERTSAVISLTTASRKFARQVSISLLRFSIIPTIRQKGKYFTITVSGHDTLRFEKTIGFTIPRKRVALHILARKAVSSRKTGIVPIGWQTLREIRNQLGIPSSYLESKIPFYCSYESGRQNLTRPIFQSLVSAFEKFIASRPSKDTAFTLVREWRKLLEGEIRPIPVSEIGTRTGSFDVYDLTVPENHTFIANGIVVHNTTMTDSLLSGAGLLSPSLAGTALAMDFMEEEQKRQMTIKAANVSLYYEHNDMPFVINLIDTPGHVDFSGKVTRSLRAIDGAVVVVDSVEEVMVQTETVTRQALEERVRPVLYINKIDRLIKELKLNPEQIQERVARIIKDFNALLDLYAEPEFREKWKVNFATNTVAMGSAKDRWGFNAVVAKKKGVKFSDVVDAYVNGKVEELKNRAPIHEAILGMAVEVMPPPHKAQVYRIPKIWHGDPDSEYGQAMIKCDDKGPVLMSVTNIVVDPQAGVVATGRLFSGTVTDGEPVFLINSRTQGRVQQVAIYMGPQREIVGHLSAGNIPALLGLENVKAGETLASVKQFVPFEAVHYVTEPVVTIAVEPKYNRDLPKLVEILRKLSLEDPNLVTSINEETGEYLISGMGTLHLEIANTLITKTGMEIVTSKPIVIYREAVRREAGPVEGKSPNKHNKIYIEVEPLEDAVLDLIKQGKLSEYGDKAEMAKLLRGVGWEPEEARGVWSIDEPFNMILDVTKGAQYVQEVKDMILAGYRWGIKEGPIAYEQIRGLKVKISDVSLHEDPVHRGPAQIMPMTRRAMFVAFLEAAPTLLEPVQKITTRVPNELLGAVTSVITQKRGKIVSVDQKGHLVSVVGEMPTAESFDLSEVMRSQTQGRAFWGLEFARWSPVPTSLLQTVVEGIRKRKGLSLEPPKASDFMEA, via the coding sequence TTGCCCCGTTTCAAGAGTTCAGCGGACATTCTAAAGATCGTCTCCAACAAGGACCAGATACGCAACATAGGCATCATCGCCCACGTGGACCACGGGAAATGTGTCGACGGTGAAAGTATGATTACCCTATCCGATGGGCGGATAGAAGAGATTGCCCAAATCTACGAGAAGCTGAGAAGAAAAGGCCCTTCAATGGCTCAAGTTGACTCGCTGAATCCCCGGACCCTCAAGATGGAAGACCGGAACGTCTCACACGTCTGGAAACTACACAGCAACAAGCTAGTCAAGGTTACCCTTAGGAACGGCTACTCTGTGGAGACGACACCAGAGCATCCATTCTTCACAATAGCAAAGGATGGAATAGTCAGGCAGAAGAGGGCAGACGGGATTAAGAGAAATGACTTGGTGCTCGTTCCGAACACCCTACGCTCCATCCCAAGTAGAATGGAAGAAATAAAGTCCGAAATCTTGGAAGTGATGAGTTCTCATCAGTATTACATCGTCTATCTAGAAGGAAGGTTCTCCGAAGAACTTGAGCGACTGGTTAACGACAAGGGAATGAAGCAGGTTTATTCCAGCCTCCGATCAAATTCTTCGTTCAAGGCCTTCAGAGCGGGACTCGCCCTTGGTAGAATCAGACTAGACGATCTGGTAAAAATCACAGATTCGCTCAGAATACCCAGGGACCGCGTCTATGATCACATACGCCGAATGGCATACCGGCTAAGCCGTGCCAAGCCCGGCAGGCTTTCAAACCTAATCAAACTGCCACGAACTCGGAAGCAATTCCAGGATCTGGCTTACCTTCTTGGTGTCCTTTGGGGTGATGGTTCTAACCGGGCTAGCTTCAACAACGGGTACGGGCCGCTTCTGGAGACCGTTTCCCAAATTTTTCAGAGAGTTTTCGGGGTCAGCACAATCCTCGTGAAGGACAAGAGAAGAAACACCTATCGGCTCGATCACCACGGTGGTTTCAGCCTCATCAGATTCCTCGAAGACACCTACCAGTACCCCACAAAGCACAAGGCCCACAATATTGTCTTTCCCAAGTTGGTCCTCAAGATGGGAAACGAACACGTCGCTGCGTTCCTCAGAGGGGAATTTGATACAGACGGTGGGGTTGAAAGGACTAGCGCCGTAATTTCCCTAACAACTGCCAGTCGAAAGTTTGCAAGACAAGTATCAATCTCTTTGCTGAGATTCTCGATCATTCCAACAATCCGCCAGAAAGGAAAATACTTCACAATAACAGTATCAGGGCACGATACTCTGAGGTTTGAGAAGACAATCGGATTTACCATTCCAAGAAAGCGTGTGGCGCTGCATATTCTCGCTCGCAAAGCGGTGAGCAGCAGAAAGACTGGAATTGTTCCTATCGGCTGGCAGACTCTCCGGGAAATTAGGAACCAACTGGGGATTCCCTCTTCATATTTGGAATCCAAAATCCCATTTTACTGCAGCTACGAGTCAGGCAGGCAAAACCTCACAAGGCCGATCTTCCAAAGCCTCGTTAGCGCTTTTGAAAAGTTCATTGCGTCAAGGCCTTCGAAAGATACCGCCTTCACCCTAGTGCGCGAATGGCGCAAGCTTCTCGAGGGAGAGATTCGACCTATCCCGGTAAGTGAGATAGGGACACGTACCGGTTCATTCGACGTTTACGACCTGACAGTTCCAGAGAATCACACGTTCATCGCTAACGGTATAGTCGTCCACAACACTACGATGACGGATAGTCTCTTGTCTGGTGCCGGATTGCTTTCGCCGTCTTTGGCTGGCACAGCTCTGGCCATGGACTTTATGGAGGAGGAGCAGAAGCGCCAGATGACTATCAAGGCTGCAAACGTCAGTCTCTATTACGAGCATAACGACATGCCTTTCGTCATCAATCTCATCGATACTCCCGGTCACGTGGACTTTTCGGGCAAGGTTACTAGATCACTACGCGCTATTGATGGAGCGGTCGTTGTCGTCGACTCCGTTGAAGAAGTGATGGTTCAGACAGAGACGGTGACGCGACAAGCGCTCGAGGAGCGTGTCCGGCCCGTTCTTTACATTAACAAGATTGACCGTTTGATCAAGGAGCTGAAGCTCAATCCTGAACAGATACAGGAAAGGGTCGCACGGATAATCAAGGACTTCAACGCCCTCCTCGATCTCTACGCTGAGCCCGAGTTCCGAGAGAAGTGGAAGGTAAACTTCGCGACCAATACCGTGGCGATGGGCTCAGCCAAGGACAGATGGGGCTTCAACGCTGTTGTCGCCAAGAAGAAAGGAGTCAAGTTCTCCGACGTAGTCGACGCTTACGTTAACGGGAAGGTGGAGGAGCTCAAGAATAGAGCCCCCATTCACGAGGCCATCCTCGGAATGGCAGTAGAGGTAATGCCTCCGCCGCACAAAGCGCAGGTCTACAGGATTCCGAAGATCTGGCATGGAGACCCAGACAGCGAGTATGGCCAGGCTATGATCAAGTGCGACGACAAGGGCCCGGTACTAATGTCCGTCACCAACATCGTTGTCGACCCGCAGGCTGGCGTGGTTGCGACTGGTCGCCTGTTCTCAGGTACGGTCACGGATGGAGAGCCTGTCTTTCTGATCAACTCGCGCACCCAGGGAAGGGTCCAGCAAGTTGCCATATACATGGGACCGCAACGGGAGATTGTCGGACATCTTAGCGCAGGTAACATTCCCGCGCTTCTTGGACTAGAGAACGTGAAGGCAGGAGAAACCCTCGCCTCTGTGAAGCAATTCGTCCCCTTCGAAGCAGTCCACTATGTCACTGAGCCAGTTGTCACCATAGCGGTGGAACCGAAGTACAACAGAGATCTTCCCAAGCTGGTTGAGATCTTGAGAAAGCTCTCGCTGGAAGATCCGAACCTTGTGACGAGCATCAACGAGGAAACTGGCGAATACCTGATCTCTGGTATGGGCACGCTTCACCTTGAGATTGCAAATACTCTGATCACCAAGACTGGAATGGAGATTGTCACCTCTAAGCCCATTGTCATCTATCGAGAGGCGGTGCGGAGGGAAGCGGGTCCGGTTGAGGGTAAATCTCCGAACAAGCACAACAAGATCTACATTGAAGTCGAACCCCTCGAAGATGCTGTTTTGGATCTGATCAAGCAGGGTAAGCTCAGCGAGTATGGTGACAAAGCCGAGATGGCCAAGCTCCTTCGAGGAGTAGGATGGGAGCCTGAGGAGGCTCGTGGAGTATGGAGCATCGACGAACCCTTCAACATGATCTTGGACGTCACCAAGGGAGCGCAGTACGTGCAAGAGGTGAAGGACATGATATTGGCCGGATACAGGTGGGGAATCAAGGAAGGTCCAATTGCTTACGAACAGATTCGAGGGTTGAAGGTCAAGATTAGCGACGTCAGTCTTCACGAAGACCCTGTCCACAGGGGTCCGGCACAGATCATGCCGATGACTCGTCGAGCAATGTTCGTGGCCTTCCTGGAAGCCGCGCCGACATTACTGGAGCCAGTTCAGAAGATTACGACTCGCGTTCCGAATGAGCTATTGGGGGCCGTGACCAGTGTGATTACACAGAAGCGTGGAAAGATTGTGTCAGTCGACCAGAAGGGACACTTGGTCTCCGTAGTTGGAGAGATGCCAACCGCCGAAAGCTTCGACTTGTCTGAGGTCATGAGGAGTCAGACCCAGGGACGAGCGTTCTGGGGTTTGGAGTTCGCTCGATGGTCGCCTGTTCCTACTTCTTTGTTGCAAACGGTTGTTGAGGGCATAAGAAAGCGAAAGGGACTCTCTCTCGAGCCGCCGAAAGCGTCCGACTTCATGGAAGCTTAG
- a CDS encoding nucleotide pyrophosphohydrolase: MRVSGGDSKTTVRELVETVARFGDSRDWRKYDTPRNLAGSICIDAAELLEHFQWKTDKQAEEMLNDPERLEKISNELSDVIIHCLGFSDILRIDISNAVQRKLQKNAEKYPASVQERRSS, translated from the coding sequence ATGCGCGTCTCTGGCGGGGATAGCAAAACTACAGTCCGTGAGCTGGTCGAAACGGTCGCAAGATTCGGGGACAGTAGAGATTGGAGAAAGTATGACACTCCTCGAAACTTGGCGGGCTCAATTTGCATTGACGCAGCCGAGCTCCTAGAGCATTTCCAATGGAAAACTGACAAGCAAGCCGAAGAAATGCTGAATGACCCGGAAAGACTGGAGAAGATTTCCAACGAGTTGTCCGACGTCATAATCCACTGCCTGGGTTTCTCTGATATTCTGAGGATTGATATCTCCAACGCTGTTCAGAGAAAGCTCCAAAAAAATGCCGAGAAATATCCAGCCAGCGTGCAGGAGCGAAGATCCAGCTAA
- a CDS encoding SagB/ThcOx family dehydrogenase yields MSSVLAYHEATKHSEVRIGASGHYLDWDNKPAPFKEYRNLPSIALPRDFPIPQKNSIEAIKNAREVLGTKEIDVGVLSELLFFSAGLTRKMRFGKEFYFMRAASATGALYPIELYVISGPIPGLEAGVYHFNPLQFSLVRLRDGDYRAALSEAGSPDGVTSSVTLAFTSLAWRNAWKYEARSYRHWFWDSGVIIANLLATSNSARLAARVVLGFIDSEVDRLLGLEAKKEATVALATIGIGTNRETSSTHRPVPSLDLEVNPLSREEVDYPMIWETNEASQLRRKSEIESWRSRPRVSKQTSPTTTPSFPLRGSERDLFPLLDEVILLRGSTRKFSREPILFDSLSTIIQTSRTRIPLDFLHDNESLIDFYFIVNAVEGLPPGSYYYNQRTRAVEELKALSSRSMSGYLCLGQQLFSDASVVFFLMTDLNSVLESLGNRGYRAAQFEAGVRAGKIYLSSYAVGLGASGSTFYDDAVTEFFSPHARDKSTMIAVGIGKPAYKAKPGKILPQIGPNR; encoded by the coding sequence TTGAGTTCAGTACTAGCGTACCACGAGGCTACCAAGCACTCTGAGGTTAGAATCGGCGCTTCCGGTCATTACCTGGATTGGGACAACAAACCGGCGCCATTCAAAGAGTACAGGAATCTTCCTTCCATTGCCCTTCCGCGCGATTTTCCCATTCCCCAAAAGAACTCTATCGAGGCGATCAAGAACGCGAGGGAAGTGCTTGGAACCAAGGAGATCGATGTAGGGGTCCTCTCTGAGCTTCTCTTCTTCTCTGCGGGCCTTACACGGAAGATGAGATTCGGCAAGGAGTTCTACTTTATGCGGGCAGCTTCCGCAACAGGCGCTTTGTATCCCATCGAACTCTACGTAATCTCCGGTCCAATCCCCGGTCTAGAAGCGGGAGTGTATCACTTCAACCCTCTACAATTCTCGCTAGTAAGGCTGCGAGATGGAGACTATCGAGCGGCGCTGAGTGAGGCAGGGAGTCCTGATGGCGTGACCTCATCAGTCACGTTGGCATTCACATCTTTAGCCTGGAGGAACGCGTGGAAGTACGAAGCCAGATCCTATCGTCACTGGTTCTGGGACTCAGGAGTCATTATCGCCAACCTTCTCGCAACCTCGAATTCTGCGCGCCTCGCAGCCAGAGTTGTCCTTGGCTTCATCGATTCCGAGGTCGACAGGCTTCTAGGTCTAGAGGCAAAGAAGGAGGCAACTGTAGCTCTAGCAACAATCGGAATCGGCACTAACAGAGAAACTTCTAGCACTCATAGGCCGGTTCCGAGTCTTGACCTGGAGGTCAATCCTCTCTCAAGAGAGGAAGTTGACTATCCAATGATATGGGAAACGAATGAAGCCTCTCAGCTGAGACGCAAGTCGGAGATCGAGTCTTGGAGGAGTCGCCCAAGGGTATCGAAACAAACGAGTCCGACTACCACTCCCTCCTTTCCATTGCGAGGATCGGAAAGAGATCTCTTTCCACTCCTAGATGAAGTGATTTTGCTCCGGGGGTCCACTAGGAAATTCTCGCGCGAACCTATCCTTTTTGACAGTCTTTCGACAATAATCCAGACCTCTCGAACCAGAATCCCTTTGGACTTTCTGCATGATAACGAGTCATTGATAGACTTCTATTTCATTGTGAATGCTGTCGAGGGACTACCCCCGGGCTCCTACTACTACAACCAAAGAACCCGCGCTGTCGAAGAACTGAAGGCTCTCAGTAGCCGGTCGATGTCAGGCTACCTCTGTCTTGGACAACAGCTCTTCAGCGATGCAAGCGTCGTATTTTTCTTGATGACTGACCTGAATTCGGTTCTGGAGTCTCTTGGAAACAGGGGCTATCGAGCGGCGCAGTTTGAAGCTGGTGTAAGGGCTGGAAAAATCTACCTCTCCTCATATGCCGTTGGACTTGGCGCGTCCGGTTCCACCTTCTATGATGATGCCGTCACGGAATTCTTCTCGCCACACGCTCGTGACAAGAGCACGATGATCGCTGTCGGGATCGGCAAACCAGCATACAAAGCAAAGCCGGGAAAGATTCTTCCACAAATAGGACCAAACCGATAG
- a CDS encoding 6-carboxytetrahydropterin synthase, which translates to MREFQFSSAASLDVDENAMQGHNYELRVVVKGTPDEKGVILDTRIIERIVNQEIVARLDKKNLNEIIPNPTMERISLWIWKRLKPSIKELYEIRVWENRKKGTSVIYRET; encoded by the coding sequence ATGAGAGAATTCCAGTTTTCATCGGCCGCCTCACTCGATGTGGACGAGAACGCGATGCAGGGACATAACTACGAGTTAAGAGTAGTCGTTAAGGGGACCCCAGACGAGAAAGGGGTTATTCTAGATACACGCATTATCGAGAGAATCGTCAACCAAGAAATAGTCGCGAGATTGGATAAGAAGAATCTGAATGAGATCATTCCCAATCCCACAATGGAGCGGATATCATTATGGATCTGGAAGAGACTCAAACCCTCAATCAAGGAGCTCTATGAGATTAGGGTCTGGGAAAACAGAAAGAAAGGAACTAGCGTAATTTACAGAGAAACCTGA
- a CDS encoding dihydrofolate reductase family protein produces the protein MQLFEDPNVSVDQLSEFYKVEGRPHTYLMFVTTIDGIAVPLELGQRGGSEIALRQLKNNPIGAGGFTDNRALQYGWATADAVLGGAGILRDNPDTTWYPRDKDLQELVTKRSRKPVRAVATGRGEIDLKHPVFNPKKEEWQPLIFTTSKGEERVKNQVKRLQVEGHKFPQSLKIFAIGEASVDLTKTVGILRKEFRTELLDIQGGPILAGGAVKAMLVDELRLTVSPQIMGDLNSEGKKRPGFVTSIHFGIDDSPLAELEAIGVSGSHIFLRYLMNYRN, from the coding sequence GTGCAATTATTTGAAGACCCGAATGTATCGGTAGATCAATTATCAGAATTCTACAAGGTGGAGGGAAGACCACACACCTACCTTATGTTTGTAACAACGATAGACGGAATTGCTGTTCCTCTCGAACTTGGGCAACGTGGGGGATCCGAAATTGCCCTCCGGCAACTAAAGAACAATCCCATAGGCGCGGGAGGTTTCACGGATAATAGAGCCCTACAATACGGGTGGGCCACGGCCGATGCTGTCCTAGGAGGGGCGGGAATCCTGAGAGACAACCCCGACACTACCTGGTATCCCAGAGACAAGGACCTACAGGAACTCGTGACGAAGAGAAGTCGTAAACCCGTCAGGGCAGTCGCGACTGGGAGAGGAGAAATAGATTTGAAACACCCTGTGTTCAACCCGAAAAAGGAAGAGTGGCAACCTCTAATTTTTACCACAAGCAAAGGAGAAGAAAGGGTCAAGAATCAAGTAAAGCGGCTACAGGTCGAAGGCCACAAGTTTCCTCAGTCCCTCAAAATATTCGCCATTGGAGAAGCTAGCGTAGACCTTACCAAAACGGTAGGGATTCTGCGAAAAGAGTTCAGGACGGAGCTTCTCGATATTCAAGGCGGGCCCATTCTGGCTGGGGGCGCAGTCAAAGCGATGCTTGTCGATGAGCTTCGGCTAACCGTTTCTCCCCAGATCATGGGCGACCTCAATTCCGAAGGAAAGAAGAGACCCGGTTTTGTTACCAGCATTCATTTCGGAATAGACGACTCTCCCCTGGCAGAGCTTGAGGCAATTGGAGTCTCAGGGAGTCACATCTTTCTGAGATACTTGATGAACTATAGGAACTAG
- a CDS encoding VOC family protein gives MAMLTDVFIELHVPDFNRTIEFYSRLGFKLRWRSEDYLVMKRKRSVLNFYGGSEKVYRHSYFGRFSKNTKCGYGVEIIIPVDRVERLYKTVRKFAKVVQPLQSKKWGRRDFRILDPFGFYLRITERYEWVGELDAKQKKLVQDYKMKLREPGSGD, from the coding sequence ATGGCAATGCTAACGGATGTCTTTATTGAGCTTCACGTCCCGGACTTCAATAGAACAATCGAGTTCTACTCAAGACTCGGTTTCAAACTGCGATGGCGAAGCGAGGACTATCTCGTGATGAAGAGAAAGAGAAGCGTATTGAATTTCTACGGGGGGAGTGAGAAAGTTTACCGCCATTCCTACTTCGGGCGGTTCAGTAAGAATACAAAATGCGGTTATGGGGTCGAGATAATTATCCCAGTTGATCGAGTGGAACGCCTCTACAAGACCGTGAGAAAGTTCGCAAAGGTCGTTCAACCACTGCAGTCGAAAAAATGGGGACGTCGCGACTTCAGAATACTCGATCCGTTCGGGTTCTATCTGCGCATCACGGAGAGATACGAGTGGGTCGGCGAACTCGATGCGAAACAGAAGAAATTGGTCCAAGATTACAAGATGAAGCTCAGAGAGCCAGGCTCTGGGGACTAA
- the ribA gene encoding GTP cyclohydrolase II, with translation MGYFTLVSREEMPPERNPQKGLFSFFASALMGIPKSAVQQLLKESEDHACREAPEICVKVMAIANLPTLYGDFQAVAFWNNFDRKEHAAFVHGDIFEKEDIPVRLHSECLTGDAIGSLRCDCREQLQESLTRIGKMDRGIVLYLRQEGRGIGFVNKIKAYQLQDAGFDTVEANKKLGFRPDERDYDIAAHMLMSLHVRSVKLLTNNPDKLKDLQLHGIKVAERIPVVMPPNQFNKFYLETKKKKLGHILDIEQRDDLVHPRSQN, from the coding sequence GTGGGTTACTTCACCTTGGTCTCACGTGAGGAGATGCCTCCTGAAAGGAATCCTCAAAAGGGACTGTTCTCGTTTTTCGCTTCGGCCTTGATGGGCATCCCGAAGTCAGCTGTCCAGCAGTTGTTGAAGGAGAGCGAAGACCACGCATGTCGGGAGGCACCGGAGATCTGCGTCAAGGTCATGGCTATCGCAAACCTTCCTACTTTATATGGTGACTTCCAGGCGGTCGCGTTCTGGAACAACTTTGACCGAAAGGAGCACGCCGCGTTTGTCCACGGCGATATCTTCGAGAAAGAAGATATCCCAGTACGATTGCACTCCGAATGTCTCACCGGCGATGCAATCGGCTCCCTACGGTGCGACTGCCGAGAGCAGCTTCAGGAGTCCCTTACACGAATAGGCAAGATGGACCGTGGAATCGTTCTCTATCTGAGGCAGGAAGGCCGTGGGATCGGCTTTGTTAACAAGATCAAAGCCTACCAATTACAGGATGCAGGTTTCGATACTGTTGAGGCGAACAAGAAACTGGGGTTTAGGCCTGACGAGCGAGATTACGATATTGCGGCGCACATGCTGATGTCGCTTCACGTGAGATCGGTCAAGCTTCTCACGAACAATCCCGACAAGCTGAAGGATTTGCAGCTTCATGGAATCAAAGTGGCTGAGAGGATACCTGTTGTGATGCCGCCTAATCAGTTCAACAAGTTCTACCTAGAGACAAAAAAGAAGAAGCTTGGTCACATTTTGGACATAGAGCAGCGGGACGATCTAGTCCATCCTCGTAGCCAAAATTGA
- a CDS encoding ERCC4 domain-containing protein produces the protein MVRIAVDEREKPSGVPDELRSKGASVEYRVLEVADYIVGEYAVERKSARDFVSSLFSGRLFDQAYRIGESYKDKILIVEGNLDNELKRSRNPRSLWGALISAVLDFDMHCFFTHDAKETAEFLVTLGKGGRYMGHRGPPPLVVRKPRSEDIKRLQESIVSSVPGIGPRTAEQLLSYFGSLRRTFSASVTEMAVGAGIGKAKALNVRALLDAPYKPSKGVHSQTQLRAEA, from the coding sequence ATGGTTCGAATCGCTGTTGATGAAAGAGAGAAGCCGTCAGGAGTTCCTGACGAGCTCCGGTCAAAGGGAGCTTCCGTTGAATACAGAGTCCTTGAGGTGGCTGACTACATAGTTGGCGAATATGCTGTTGAACGAAAATCCGCCAGGGATTTCGTCTCTTCCTTGTTTAGCGGAAGGCTATTCGACCAAGCATATAGGATAGGCGAATCATACAAAGACAAGATTCTGATCGTCGAGGGCAACCTAGACAATGAACTCAAGCGATCCAGGAACCCTCGTTCCCTTTGGGGCGCGCTAATTTCTGCAGTCTTGGATTTTGACATGCACTGTTTCTTCACTCACGATGCGAAAGAAACCGCAGAGTTCCTGGTCACCCTTGGGAAAGGAGGACGTTACATGGGCCATCGCGGGCCACCCCCTCTTGTCGTTCGGAAGCCTAGGTCGGAGGATATTAAGCGACTTCAAGAATCCATTGTCAGCTCTGTGCCTGGGATTGGACCTCGCACTGCTGAGCAGCTGTTATCGTATTTTGGGTCTCTAAGACGCACATTCAGTGCTTCCGTGACGGAAATGGCGGTGGGAGCTGGAATTGGGAAAGCCAAGGCCCTGAACGTTAGAGCTCTCCTGGATGCGCCTTACAAGCCTTCAAAAGGCGTCCACTCTCAAACCCAGCTACGCGCAGAGGCGTAG
- a CDS encoding amidohydrolase has product MITQNPDREVLRNSSVSIDDSGTIRDTGITQGSKNDQVIDCRGKVLIPGLINTHTHLSMTLFRGYADDLELQQWLEKKIWPLEKRLTGEMCYNGALLGAMEMTRTGTTCFVDMYFHMEDVARATEEAGLRGILSYGMIDPPTEEGKERERKNSLKLLQHIRALKSPRTSFAFGPHAPYTCGKDTLLWCKKEAEKENVLINIHIAETRGEQAKFERDKKSREVDYLDKIGFLSDRVLAAHSVWLTKSEVKLYGKRGVRVAHCPVSNMKLAGGSVAPLPEMWEAGIPVGLGTDGPASNNSLDMFDTMKVCALAHKAHRWDPTVANAQKVLDMATIDGAYAIGKEKEIGSIEKGKRADLVLVDLREPNMMPIHGKETVISDLVYSASGYNVDTTIVDGRVLMQNRKYTRLDPAKIEQGVGTSVRRLTL; this is encoded by the coding sequence GTGATTACTCAAAACCCTGATCGAGAGGTTCTCCGAAACTCCTCCGTCAGCATCGACGACAGTGGAACCATTCGGGACACGGGCATAACTCAAGGGTCCAAGAACGACCAGGTTATCGACTGCAGGGGTAAAGTGCTGATTCCTGGCCTGATCAATACTCACACTCATCTCTCCATGACTCTTTTCCGAGGATACGCCGACGATCTAGAGCTCCAGCAATGGCTAGAGAAGAAGATCTGGCCACTTGAGAAACGACTCACCGGCGAAATGTGCTACAACGGCGCGCTTCTCGGCGCCATGGAAATGACGAGAACAGGAACAACATGCTTCGTGGACATGTATTTTCACATGGAAGACGTTGCCCGGGCAACAGAGGAGGCAGGACTTAGAGGAATACTCTCATACGGAATGATCGACCCACCAACCGAAGAGGGCAAAGAAAGGGAACGAAAAAACTCCTTGAAGCTGCTGCAACACATCCGAGCATTGAAGTCCCCGCGAACATCGTTCGCCTTCGGGCCGCACGCTCCCTACACATGCGGTAAAGATACTCTTCTTTGGTGCAAAAAGGAAGCCGAGAAGGAAAACGTGCTCATCAACATCCATATTGCCGAAACCCGAGGAGAACAAGCGAAGTTCGAACGAGACAAGAAATCGCGCGAAGTAGACTACCTCGACAAGATTGGCTTCCTAAGCGACCGGGTCTTAGCCGCCCACTCAGTATGGCTTACAAAATCGGAAGTCAAACTTTATGGAAAAAGAGGCGTTAGAGTCGCTCACTGTCCTGTCTCCAATATGAAGCTGGCAGGAGGGAGCGTCGCTCCATTGCCTGAGATGTGGGAAGCAGGAATCCCCGTCGGGCTCGGAACGGATGGGCCGGCGAGCAATAACAGTCTCGATATGTTCGACACGATGAAAGTTTGCGCTCTGGCTCACAAAGCTCATCGGTGGGACCCAACAGTCGCTAATGCCCAGAAGGTTCTCGATATGGCTACCATTGATGGCGCCTATGCGATTGGTAAAGAGAAGGAGATTGGAAGCATAGAGAAGGGTAAGCGGGCTGACCTGGTGCTCGTCGATCTGAGGGAGCCTAACATGATGCCGATCCACGGGAAAGAGACTGTGATCTCTGACCTTGTCTACTCAGCAAGTGGGTACAATGTCGATACAACGATAGTAGATGGGAGGGTTTTGATGCAAAACAGGAAGTATACTAGGTTGGATCCTGCGAAGATCGAACAAGGAGTTGGCACATCAGTTCGCCGACTTACTCTCTAA
- a CDS encoding diphthine--ammonia ligase, with the protein MKVAVLYSGGKDSTYATWVAQHQGWDVEDLVTVLPKAVDSLMFHFPNVRWTKLQAEAMGLPHHTIEVADDELLSLREGLSQLKAATGIEGVVTGAVASDYQKSRIDQVCDALALKSFVPLWRKEPKTLVNDLKSAGFKIILSGVGAAGLDESWLGQELTDQRWEQLEKVSRRHGIHLTGEGGEYETFVIDAPGFQKRVSVNKTVNRWDGQSGYLIIEQAVLESKSAN; encoded by the coding sequence GTGAAGGTAGCCGTTCTTTACAGTGGAGGCAAGGACAGCACCTACGCTACATGGGTTGCTCAGCATCAAGGCTGGGACGTCGAGGATCTTGTGACCGTTCTGCCGAAGGCTGTCGATTCCCTCATGTTCCACTTTCCGAACGTGCGTTGGACAAAGCTTCAGGCTGAGGCAATGGGTCTCCCCCATCATACCATTGAGGTAGCTGATGACGAATTGTTGAGCCTTCGTGAAGGACTGAGCCAGCTAAAGGCCGCCACTGGAATCGAAGGAGTTGTGACCGGAGCCGTTGCTAGCGACTATCAGAAATCTCGAATCGACCAAGTCTGTGATGCGTTGGCGTTGAAGAGTTTTGTTCCACTATGGCGGAAAGAGCCGAAAACGCTGGTCAATGACCTGAAATCTGCCGGGTTCAAGATAATTCTGTCGGGAGTTGGAGCTGCTGGCCTTGACGAGTCATGGCTTGGGCAAGAACTAACAGACCAGCGATGGGAGCAGTTAGAGAAGGTCTCGAGAAGACATGGAATTCACCTGACCGGTGAGGGAGGAGAGTACGAAACTTTCGTCATTGACGCACCCGGCTTCCAGAAACGAGTCAGTGTCAACAAGACGGTCAATCGGTGGGACGGACAAAGCGGTTACCTGATTATCGAGCAGGCCGTTTTAGAGAGTAAGTCGGCGAACTGA